TTTGatacaaaaataaatatttattgcTAGCATGTATAAATATTTTAgataaaaaacacattttcttttCTTTCATGGGAAACACAAATGTCTTGTAAATTGTTTTGACACAAATCATACAGGTACCTCACATGAAGTGCAATATCACATTTCATAAAACATCTAAGTTGACAATTCCCTGTAGCTAATATATAATCTgtatataaaataaaaacactgAAAACTGCCACAAGGCAGATGGCTACCACTGTCATATGTGTATATCTCTAGAGACACACTGTGTCCTGAACAGAGAGGATCCATTCATTAAGTCTCTTCTACATGCAACTGTAATTCTAACAGTATCGGTAAATCATGGAGAAGTATATTTGTCTTCCAAAGAATTCCTGTGGGCGTCATATTGAGTTTTATTATTGTAGAACTGCATCACCTCCATTGGACTATATATCATCGTCACTCCAGTCGCTGCCGGTTCCTGCTTCATTCAAACCTGGGGAATTGATAAACATCATCAGAGGCTGAAGATGAAGGATAAAGGGACCTGAAGGGGGCCGGGTCTGTGAGAGTCAGTGAGACTGACCTGTTTTCTGTCCCTTCCCGGTGGATGTTCCCCAGACACTGGTAGTGCTGTCTGAGTCCAGGCTCTTCCTCACGGGGGCGGTGGGCTTGCCCACGGGGGCGGGGACCGATAGGTCATCCAACGAGGAGATATCCCAGTCATCCTCATCATCCTCGTTTGTATACTGAAACGCCACATAACAGTCCAGATGAACACGATTAGGATATGGGAACATTCTGACGTCAGCAAATGTTCTGTTTGTTCTCTGTGTCTTATGTTACTCTGAGTTGATGATGACActgcagagaggagacgagagaggatTTCTCACCTTGAGTTCCCGTACAACGTCTTTGTCTTTCCTCTCTGGTAAGAAGCTCACTCCCCCTAGCGGCTTCTTTGGTCCTCGGTCTGCAAGCTGCTTCTCCAGGCTCTTAGTCAAGTCCTTGACCAGGTTATCTGGAAAGACAACTATGGTCAGCACAACGCATAAAAACCTATGGGTAACAGTTTTCAATAAACACACAACTAAAAAAGAAAAGGCTGTAGACTTGGGATATGTGTGTTGTTATCTGAAATTAGCACTTAAAACCACACAAAGGAGTAAATcatagcagtaaaaacaacaAAAGTCCCTCTTACTGTTTGTAGTCTTCTGTACATTCCCATTCTGGTCTTTGTAGTTCTGGAGCTGTTGTTGGTCGATCTCCTCCAACTCACTCCCCTCTGtccactctccctcactctctactACGTTGACCCCCATCTTGGTTGTGTTGACCGCAGCACTTCTGGGCTGCTGGGGTTTATATGGCTGAGCCTGGGTGTTCCTGGGCTGGCCAGATCTGGCCTGGACCGGTTTGGACTGGGTGAGTTTGTGATGGGGGGTGGTCTTGGGTTGTGTTGGTTTGGGCTGGGACGCTCTGTGATGAGGGACTCTCTGCTCCTGCCTGGATTTCTGAGGTGGCTTCTCCTCTTCAGACTCCTCCTCTGTTGACTTGTCGTCTGAGCTGAAGGGAGGGGTCCTACAAGGCCAAAGGCAATGTCATCATTTGAAATGAACATACAATCAATCACTCCCATATAAGGTAATAAGACACAGCTTGTAAGACAACTCACTTTCTATGGTATCCTTCTCAATGCAACAGACTATGTACTCAGATTTCTGATACCACATAAATGAAGCCAGTGGCGAGGTAGTCTCTGGCGTGAGACAAACAGCAGGAGATTCTGACTCGGTACGTACTTGGGAGTGGAGGTCTTGGGCAGGGTACTGGTAAGGGTCCGAGGGGCAGGCTGTTTGGCAGGCGCTGCTGGTGGTCCTGAAATCACTTGTGTCACCTTGGAGGAAAGGCTTCTGGACCGTTGTCTGGCCTGGGTCACTTTCAGGAgggacagaataacaacaatcAGCTGATTAGTTCATTTGAAGACGTCTCGAGTCCTAAGTAGGTTACAACAGTGACGGACATGACTCCTGTTGGGAGCagcttaacctcttgaagctagggggcactatttttatgtttggaaaaataacgttcccaaagtaaacggcctatttctcaggaccagatgcatataattgacagattaggatagaaaacactaaagtttccaaaactgtcaaaatattgtctgtgagtataacagaactgatattgcaggcgaaaccctgaggaaaatccaatcaggaagtgcctcttattttgaaacccttctGTTACTATGCAtgtctatcctccatttaaagggatatcaaccagattcctttttctctggcttccctaaggtgtctgcagtctttagacatagtttcaggcttttatttagaaaaaggagcgtgaaagatcacattgcttaagtggataggtgggggctctcagagtgagtttttgcgctacagagtaaagcagccattgttcctcccgctgttattgaaaaacctacacacttggttgatatattatcgaatatatattttaaaaactacctgaggaatgattataaaaaacgtttgacatgtttctgtggacattatgtagactatttggaatttccgtctgcgttgtcgtgaccgctctttcctgtggatttctgaacataacgcgacaaacaaacggagctattttggacataaaaataatctttatggaacaaaaggaacatttgttgtgtaactgggagtctcgtgagtgaaaacatctgaagatcatcaaaggtaaacggttcatttgattgcttttctgattttgaccaagcttcctgatgctaaatgtacataatgctatgctaggcattgataaacttacacaaacgcttggattgctttcgctgtaaagcataatttcaaaatctgagacgacaggtggattaacaaaaggcaaaGCTGTgctttgcaatattgcacttgtgattttatgaatatgaatattttttagtaatattatttgactgttgcgctatactattcagcggttgctgacgaaaatgatccagcgacagggatgggtagcgtcaagaagttaaggcTTAAATGTTACATTGATTAAGGGGGACGTGATTAATGTCACCAGCAGCATGCTAGCAAACTATCACAAGAGAATGGAATCGACCCATGAGATGAAACATGAACCCCTCAGCAAAAACCCCATGAACATTCTTGAATGAGTTAAAGGTTCTAAGTCCTCATACTCCCCACATGccatagaccaccaagtgctaacagtcagtatctggataagaTCTGTGAAATGCTTGacaatgtatgtgatatcaacagagaagtatatttcctgggtgatttaaatattgactggctctcatcaagctgcccactcaggaacaaacttcaaactgtaaccagtgcctgcaacctggttcaggttgtcagtcaacctaccagggtagttacatacaacacaggaatgaaatcatcaacatatattgatcacatctttactaatgctgcagaattgtgctttaaagcagtatccaaatccataggatgtagtgatcacaatataatatccatatctaatatagtgtataagaggtcatacaatacgttttgtagtgattcctatgttgatgatgtaaagaatatttgctggtctgtggtgtgtaatgtggagcaaccagacgctgcacttgacacatttatgtaaattgcttattccagttactaataagcacgcacccattatgaaaatgactgtaaaaactgttaaatccccttggattgatgaggaattgaagaattgtatggttgagagggatgaggcaaaaggtatggcaaataaagtctggcagcccaactgactGGCAAACTTACTGCAAATTAAGAACTAAACTAAATGTGACTAAGCTAAATAAATATACAAATAAACTATACAATGAAACAAAGAagtgatataaagaatgatagtaaaaagctttggagcaccttaaattacattttgggtaaaaaagccaactcggcaccatcattcattgaatcagatggctcatttatcacaaaacccactgatattgccaactactttaattaccTTTTCATTGGCAAGACAAGCAAACTTCAGGTTGAAATGccacatccaagtatatcagaccaaattatgaaagataagaactgtaattttgaattccgtagagtcagtgtggaagaggtgaaaaaaacaagccaccagggtctgacaatctggattgaaaattactgaggataatagcagacgattTCGCCACACCTTCAATTTAAgactactagaaagtgtgtgccctcaggcctcgagggaagctaaagttattccgctacccaagaatagtaaagccccctttactggctcaaatagccaaccaatcagcctgttaccaacccctaCTAAACTTCtgaaaaaaattgtgtttgaccagatataatgctatttcacagtaaacaaattgactaCAGACATTCAGCACGCATAttgggaaggacactcaacaagcacagcacttacacaaatggctgatgattggctgagagaaatgaatgataaaatgattgtgggaggctgtcttgttagacttcagtgcagcttctgacattatcgatcatagtctgctgctggaaaaacatatgtgttatggctttgcgccccctgctataatgtggataaagagttacttgtctaacagaacacagagttttCTTTAAttgaagcctctccaacataatccaggtagaagcacgaattccccagggtagctgtttaggacccttgcttttttcaatctttactaacgacatgccactggctttgagtaaggcTAGTGTGTcgatgtatgcggatgactcaacactatacacgtcagctactacagagaCCGAAATGActaacacttaacaaagagctgcagttagtttcagaatgggtagaaaggaataagttagttttggaaatatttaggactaaaagcattgtatttgggacaaatcattcactaaaccctaaacctcaactacatctcgtaatgaataatgtggaaattgagcatgttgaggtgactaaactgcttggagtaataCTGAACAGTAAACTGTCATGGTTAAAAACATATTgaaacaacagtagctaagatggggagaagtttgtccataataaagcgctgctctgccttcttaacttcttggtgacaggggggcagtattgagtagcttggatgaataaggtgcccagagtaaactgccttctactctgtcccatatgctaatatatgcatattattagtagtattggatagaaaacactctgacgtttctaaaactgtttgaatgatgtctgtgagtataacataactcatatggcaggcgaacacctgagacaaatccaaccaggaagtgggaaatctgaggtttgtagtttcatttaagtgattgcctatccaatatgttGTGTCTATAGCGGCCAGATTGCACTTCCCATggcttccagcagatgtcaacagtctttataagACTTTATaagaataagagctgtttcaactAGTGGACTAGGCTgtggccaatcagttgtttactgCGTGGTCACGAGGGCGCGccgttccttctttttcctctgtaatgaatatgctattgtccggttggaatattattgaagattcattataaaaagaccctaaggattgattgtaaacatcgtttgacatgtttctataaactgtaatggaactcttgACTTTGTCTGGATTTTATGGTCGCGCATTATGCCTTTGGAATAGTGAactaaacgcgcgaacaaaacagaggtatttggacataaatatggacgtaatcaaacaaaacaaacatttcttgtggaagtgggagtcctgggagtgcattccaacgaagatcagcaaaggtaagtgaagatttataatgatatttattatttttgttgactccacaatttgGCGGGTAACTGCATggcttgcttttgtggctgaacgctgttctcagattattgaatattgtgcttttgccgtaaagcttttttgaaatctgacacagcggttgcattaagaacaagtttatctttaattccatgtaaaacatgtatctttcatcaaagtttatgatgagtatttctgttatttgatgtggctctctgcaatttcttcggatgttttggaggcatttctgaacatggcgccaatgtaaactgaggtttttggatataaatacgaacttgatcgaacaaaacatacatgtattgtgtaacattgagtcctgggagggtcatctgatgaagatcgtcaaaggttagtgattaatttgatctatatttctgctttttgtgacacctctctttggttggaaaatggctgaatgctttctgtgactagttgctgacctaacataatgatatgttctgctttcgccgaaaagcctttttgaaatcggacaatgtggttggattaacgagaagtgtatctttaaaatggtgtaaaatacttgtatggttgaggaattttaattatgagatttctgttgttttgaatttggcgctctgcaatttcactggctgttggcgaggtgggacgctagcgtcccgaacgatcccagagaggttaacaacactatcaacaaggcaggtcctacaggctagaggtcaaccgattatgatttttcaatgccgataccgattattggaggaccaaaaaaagctgataccgattagtcggctgattttgtacatttatttgtaataatgacaattacaacaatactgaatgaacacttattttaacttaatataatacatcaataaaaatcaatttagcctcaaataaataatgaaacatgttcaatttggtttaaataatgcaaagtgttggagaagtaaaagtgcaatatgtgccatgtaaaaaagctaacgtttaagttctttgctcagaacatgagaacatatgaaagctggtggttccttttaacatgacgGTGTCCAAATAGACCggtttccgattgttatgaaaacggccctaattaatcggccatttcgattagtcggtcgacctctaccacaggccctggttttgtcacacctggactactgtttagtcgtgtggtcaggtgctacaaagagggacttgggaaaattgcagttggctcagaacagggcagcacggctggcccttaaaagtacaaggagagctaacattaatgacatgcacgtcaatctctcatggctcaaagtggaagagagattgactacATCATTACTTGTCtttgtaagaggtgttgacatgctgaaggtaccgagctgtctggacacccatgcataccccacaagacatgccaccagaggtctcttcacagtccccaagtcaagaacagactatgggaggcgcacagtactacatagagccatgactacatggaactctattccacatcaggtaactgatgcaagcaatagaatcagatttaaaaagcaggtaaaaatacaccttatagaacagtggggactgtgaagtaacacaaacataggcagacacttgcatacacacacatgataacatatacactaaacacacacgtacacatgtatTTTGCATTGTAGATGTGTGGTAGTGgtgtatgggcctgagggcacacacttagtgtgttgtgactTACATAAtgattgtattgtaatgtttttaaaactgTATAACTGCCTTTACTTTGCCAGACCTCAGGAAGAATagttgccttggcagcagctaatgggggatccataataaatacaaatacatgtaCCTGGAGTGGGCTGTTTTGGTTTGACCCGCTGCTCGGGGGCAGAGTCACTCTCCGTCCTCTTGTCCTTCAGTCTCAGGCGCAATGTGTGAGCCACATCCTCACGGTGACGCCAGTAGTCCGGAATGTCCCTcgccgtactctctctctccgagCGCAACTTAGCCATGAGATCACTGTACTCGCTGCCTCCGAGTCCCCTCAGACCCTACAGAGTTGTGTAGATTAGAAAACGGAAGACGCTTAACTATCATAAGGATTATCTTTACCGGGGAAACAAATGATCCCTCAAGTCTATTAGTGAAGTCAATTTGTTGCATGTTTTTGATGGTGTATCTGTCAGGCTGACTCTTTAATGGCATAGATCTTCCACAGAGTGTGATTTTAAAGATGTCATTGTGTATTTGTACTCATGAAGGTACAGTATATACCGGTTTGACTCCCAGGGACTCAAGCTTCTCTAGGAGTGCCTGCTCCAGGGCGGGACGCAGCTCCCTCTTGATGTCGGGGTTCTTCCTCAGGACACTGGTCACCGAAGACGCCTGCTTCATTACAACAACTGGCTTCTTCTCAGACACGCTGGACGAGTCTATGACAAGCACCAGACAGGTACAGTTACACACATACACTTGATAACACACTCAAAATAACACGGACGCCTTTGTAGTTTCAGAGGACAGGCTGGGCAAGCATGAAgatgatttgagagagagagaggtgcatatTCCTTTTCTTCCATCTACAAAGGACCTGTGCCATAGATAACTACAGCTAACAGCCACAGGATTCTGGAGAGGGATGGGCAGAAGAGGAGAACATCTTGCTGCTTTTTTGGGCCAATGTGGCTTTGAATGACTCGACTTCACAAATGCTCATGGCAGGCATCACAGACCGACTCACACCTCCGTGCAGAGAGCATGCatggagcagacagacaggcgcTGCTGTCATCTAGACTGTGTTACCTTTGTCCTCCTCAGACAGCTCCTCTATAGGATCCAGTTTACGAGCAGAGGGAGGCTGCTCTGATTGGACAACacagggggtcagaggtcagacaagAGCGGGAATTAGGAGGAAGGAACTCAGGTAGAGGGTACAATAACATTGATCTTTAATGGTGTCTCGTTGGGAGGTCTGATCAACGGGGAGAGATCGCTGACAGAACAGTCATGTTACGTGCTTGCATACCTTTTCTCTGAGCAAAAGGACGCAGATGTCTAGATTGACTGAGCAACATATTGTTGGGAATCTCCTGCTAATTACCTACCCTTCACTACTCTCTTTGGTTTAGGCTCTGGTGCTGGGGCTGTTATGATCACTGAAACATACAAAGTAGGAACAATTGTCAGCAATAACAGGTTCTTTACAGAACTACAAACCGCTAATATCCAAGTTCAAGCTAACATCCAGATTCAAGCTAACATCCAGATTCAAGCTAACATCCAGATTCAAGCTAACATCCAGATTCAAGCTAACATCCAGATTCAAGCTAATATCCAGATTCAAGCTAACATCCAGATTCAAGCTAACATCCAGATTCAAGCTAACATCCAGATTCAAGCTAACATCCAGATTCAAGCTAATATCCAAATTTGACAAATATAAACAAAGTAATACAAATAATAAAGTCAAAGAAAAAGTATGTATACCTGGAACTTCAACTAATTTAGTAGGTGGATTTGAGGACATATGCTTTATCTGTGAAAAGAAGAAGTAGAATTAGCTACATTTCTTAATTATTATTAATGATATATTTTGTATTCAAAGCTGTTGAACCCCAAGGGCGTGATCTAATTTAATTGAACTTCTTAACATGCTTATGAAGTCAGAGTGGCCCTGACGACTACACTATATGAGTGTGTGAAAACATGACACGTCCATCTGGCCCCATCAATCCAGGATTTCCTGTATGAGGGCCAAGTAGGCGCCCTGTTTCCGGATATTCCCAGCTGCCCCGGTGGCCGGTTCGCCAGGGGGTGGTGGCGAGTGAACTGACCTGCTCTCGCTGAGAGAAGATGATTAGGTCCCGCTCCTGAAGCCGCTGGTCGCTCTCCTCCTTCTGCCTCTGGCTCTGCTGCTGCCACTCCACCACAGACGACTCCAACCTGCTAAACTGATCCTGCCACTGAGAGGAGACATAGGACAGACGTAGACGTTAGAGATCCCACTGCGATGGCTGCCTCTTTCAAGGCCAGTAGTGTGCCGTGGTTCTGgggcctgggccttcagtgaggtcctacacagtcccacccgaatgaatccacctcttattaccatcattatgatgccatggctctagacactatacatttagacagaaacgcagtataaccaggcgttgcgtcaccttgaaattgacatttttattcagagaattgcaggggtagagtacaataccttttcattgtgcagcttcgttgccctgcgcgcttgttcgttgagctgtagatccactcgggTGTCCCCAAAGATTTTCAAAAGTaccattgcttgtaagtgcccagccgtactttggtgtctcgttgctgccttggttagacaactcaggtttgcaaagccagtgtggctccaaa
This genomic window from Oncorhynchus nerka isolate Pitt River linkage group LG2, Oner_Uvic_2.0, whole genome shotgun sequence contains:
- the LOC115132724 gene encoding cilium assembly protein DZIP1-like isoform X1 — translated: MSASTSTTIPPFKFRPRRESVDWRRISVVDVDLVASELDFQTLQEHITGVTFCNVEGERCVRCQSPVDPALLKLFRLAQLTVEYLLHSQEYLTLSLGVAEERLQTQAREHQQLLAQQQKQADQAKVLKTELKQRKKIIALNQQAMINMTNCHKCQHCDKAFMNSSFLQNHMQRRHADEYDSQLRTGNQREVKSIADEEEISRLKGQLSSITSELESQRQALLAKASQERDQQSMHQDLMRKLERWKEEEHRKIEEMRDGFRREIEMLHNRNALLQQKVDLKMTTPERRPSPATQQTDQDMDEKNNVVVQKMDQKHKKLEERFTSKIEKMKANHESEKYQWQDQFSRLESSVVEWQQQSQRQKEESDQRLQERDLIIFSQREQIKHMSSNPPTKLVEVPVIITAPAPEPKPKRVVKEQPPSARKLDPIEELSEEDKDSSSVSEKKPVVVMKQASSVTSVLRKNPDIKRELRPALEQALLEKLESLGVKPGLRGLGGSEYSDLMAKLRSERESTARDIPDYWRHREDVAHTLRLRLKDKRTESDSAPEQRVKPKQPTPVTQARQRSRSLSSKVTQVISGPPAAPAKQPAPRTLTSTLPKTSTPKTPPFSSDDKSTEEESEEEKPPQKSRQEQRVPHHRASQPKPTQPKTTPHHKLTQSKPVQARSGQPRNTQAQPYKPQQPRSAAVNTTKMGVNVVESEGEWTEGSELEEIDQQQLQNYKDQNGNVQKTTNNNLVKDLTKSLEKQLADRGPKKPLGGVSFLPERKDKDVVRELKYTNEDDEDDWDISSLDDLSVPAPVGKPTAPVRKSLDSDSTTSVWGTSTGKGQKTGLNEAGTGSDWSDDDI
- the LOC115132724 gene encoding cilium assembly protein DZIP1-like isoform X2, which gives rise to MSASTSTTIPPFKFRPRRESVDWRRISVVDVDLVASELDFQTLQEHITGVTFCNVEGERCVRCQSPVDPALLKLFRLAQLTVEYLLHSQEYLTLSLGVAEERLQTQAREHQQLLAQQQKQADQAKVLKTELKQRKKIIALNQQAMINMTNCHKNHMQRRHADEYDSQLRTGNQREVKSIADEEEISRLKGQLSSITSELESQRQALLAKASQERDQQSMHQDLMRKLERWKEEEHRKIEEMRDGFRREIEMLHNRNALLQQKVDLKMTTPERRPSPATQQTDQDMDEKNNVVVQKMDQKHKKLEERFTSKIEKMKANHESEKYQWQDQFSRLESSVVEWQQQSQRQKEESDQRLQERDLIIFSQREQIKHMSSNPPTKLVEVPVIITAPAPEPKPKRVVKEQPPSARKLDPIEELSEEDKDSSSVSEKKPVVVMKQASSVTSVLRKNPDIKRELRPALEQALLEKLESLGVKPGLRGLGGSEYSDLMAKLRSERESTARDIPDYWRHREDVAHTLRLRLKDKRTESDSAPEQRVKPKQPTPVTQARQRSRSLSSKVTQVISGPPAAPAKQPAPRTLTSTLPKTSTPKTPPFSSDDKSTEEESEEEKPPQKSRQEQRVPHHRASQPKPTQPKTTPHHKLTQSKPVQARSGQPRNTQAQPYKPQQPRSAAVNTTKMGVNVVESEGEWTEGSELEEIDQQQLQNYKDQNGNVQKTTNNNLVKDLTKSLEKQLADRGPKKPLGGVSFLPERKDKDVVRELKYTNEDDEDDWDISSLDDLSVPAPVGKPTAPVRKSLDSDSTTSVWGTSTGKGQKTGLNEAGTGSDWSDDDI
- the LOC115132724 gene encoding cilium assembly protein DZIP1-like isoform X3; the encoded protein is MSASTSTTIPPFKFRPRRESVDWRRISVVDVDLVASELDFQTLQEHITGVTFCNVEGERCVRCQSPVDPALLKLFRLAQLTVEYLLHSQEYLTLSLGVAEERLQTQAREHQQLLAQQQKQADQAKVLKTELKQRKKIIALNQQAMINMTNCHKCQHCDKAFMNSSFLQNHMQRRHADEYDSQLRTGNQREVKSIADEEEISRLKGQLSSITSELESQRQALLAKASQERDQQSMHQDLMRKLERWKEEEHRKIEEMRDGFRREIEMLHNRNALLQQKVDLKMTTPERRPSPATQQTDQDMDEKNNVVVQKMDQKHKKLEERFTSKIEKMKANHESEKYQWQDQFSRLESSVVEWQQQSQRQKEESDQRLQERDLIIFSQREQIKHMSSNPPTKLVEVPVIITAPAPEPKPKRVVKDSSSVSEKKPVVVMKQASSVTSVLRKNPDIKRELRPALEQALLEKLESLGVKPGLRGLGGSEYSDLMAKLRSERESTARDIPDYWRHREDVAHTLRLRLKDKRTESDSAPEQRVKPKQPTPVTQARQRSRSLSSKVTQVISGPPAAPAKQPAPRTLTSTLPKTSTPKTPPFSSDDKSTEEESEEEKPPQKSRQEQRVPHHRASQPKPTQPKTTPHHKLTQSKPVQARSGQPRNTQAQPYKPQQPRSAAVNTTKMGVNVVESEGEWTEGSELEEIDQQQLQNYKDQNGNVQKTTNNNLVKDLTKSLEKQLADRGPKKPLGGVSFLPERKDKDVVRELKYTNEDDEDDWDISSLDDLSVPAPVGKPTAPVRKSLDSDSTTSVWGTSTGKGQKTGLNEAGTGSDWSDDDI